The following are encoded in a window of Deinococcus aerophilus genomic DNA:
- a CDS encoding valine--tRNA ligase, producing MTDVPHDPIAENPENDSVLAKAFDPQGIEPLWAARWRNEPFRADASSGKDPFTIVIPPPNVTGNLHLGHALDNTLIDTLIRYKRMAGFEALYLPGTDHAGISTQVVVERQLRDQGVSRHDLGRERFLDNVWEWKAESGGIILNQLTRLGVSADWTRERFTMDEGLSRAVRHQFVKLYHDGAAYRGERIVNWDVAAQTTLSELEIDREVRKGKMTTLSYKLEDPKAAPSNGEAGEIRIATVRPETIFADQAIAVHPSDERFTHLIGQRARIPLTDRYVPIIADEAVEMDFGVGALKITPAHDPTDFEIGERHGLARPSVIDLAGNLVSDLVPEAFRGLERFAARKAVVKALTEAGDLLEEKDHDTAIGLSERTKVPVEPIISTQWFVHMKPFADQVLAGLDAGDMTLVPERYGKVNRDWLENIRDWNISRQLWWGHQIPAWYDADGNIYVPDPENPDLDCDQDPRYAHLELRRDPDVFDTWFSSNLWPFSTLGWPDTDSEDFRKFYPTQVLVTGYDILFFWVARMQMAGYGLTGQAPFSTVMLHGLYLDAKGQKMSKSKGNGIDPLDLFDQYGVDACRFAFAFLSTGGQDIRHDPRRFEQGRNFTNKLWNAARFALMRLGEAAPALQGEDDLTRYVRSLLPGEAGEALRSRDALSAVVARDDLTPADRWIISRLNAVTAEASAQLGAFDLGAAIRTLYAFTWDEFCDWYIEAAKPALAEGRLGSMATLKAVLEHILKLLHPFMPFITSELYAALGHRRQLALHSWPQPNPELHDAGATHTFGGLRDAVAAARSLKSELGLSPQDRLGVAVEGELAATVHDNARVVESIARVNLVAELEGRTLSAVEGGVTVRAPLEGTVDLAEWLGRQKKRLAELDKQIRQAQGKLSNEGFVARAPAEVIEEEKRRVQEFGAQKTRLEAVLAQFSGE from the coding sequence ATGACTGACGTGCCCCACGACCCCATTGCCGAAAATCCCGAGAACGACAGCGTGCTCGCCAAGGCCTTCGATCCGCAGGGCATCGAGCCGCTGTGGGCGGCGCGCTGGCGCAACGAGCCCTTCCGTGCGGACGCGAGCAGCGGCAAGGACCCCTTTACCATCGTGATTCCCCCGCCCAACGTGACGGGCAACCTGCACCTGGGCCACGCGCTGGACAACACCCTGATCGATACGCTGATCCGCTACAAGCGCATGGCGGGTTTTGAGGCGCTGTACCTGCCGGGCACGGACCACGCCGGCATCAGCACGCAGGTGGTCGTGGAGCGGCAGCTGCGTGATCAGGGCGTGTCCCGCCACGATCTGGGCCGCGAGCGGTTTCTGGACAACGTCTGGGAGTGGAAGGCCGAGTCCGGCGGCATCATCCTCAACCAGCTCACGCGCCTGGGCGTCAGCGCCGACTGGACCCGCGAGCGCTTCACGATGGACGAGGGCCTGAGCCGCGCCGTACGTCACCAGTTTGTCAAGCTGTACCACGACGGCGCGGCCTACCGGGGCGAGCGCATCGTGAACTGGGACGTGGCCGCGCAGACCACCCTGTCCGAACTGGAGATTGACCGCGAGGTCCGCAAGGGCAAGATGACCACGCTGTCGTACAAGCTCGAAGATCCCAAAGCTGCGCCCAGCAACGGTGAGGCTGGGGAAATCCGGATTGCCACCGTGCGCCCGGAAACCATCTTCGCCGATCAGGCCATCGCCGTGCATCCGTCCGACGAACGCTTCACGCACCTGATCGGCCAGCGGGCGCGCATTCCCCTGACCGACCGTTACGTGCCCATCATCGCGGACGAGGCCGTGGAGATGGACTTCGGGGTGGGGGCATTGAAGATCACCCCTGCCCACGATCCCACCGACTTCGAGATCGGGGAGCGCCACGGCCTGGCGCGGCCCAGCGTGATCGATCTGGCCGGGAATCTGGTCTCGGACCTCGTGCCCGAAGCGTTCCGGGGCCTGGAGCGCTTTGCGGCGCGTAAAGCCGTGGTGAAAGCGCTGACCGAGGCCGGCGACCTGCTGGAGGAGAAGGACCACGACACCGCCATCGGTCTGTCCGAGCGGACGAAGGTGCCGGTGGAGCCGATCATCTCCACGCAGTGGTTCGTGCACATGAAGCCCTTCGCGGATCAGGTCCTCGCCGGGCTGGATGCCGGAGACATGACGCTGGTGCCCGAGCGTTACGGCAAGGTCAACCGTGATTGGCTGGAGAACATCCGCGACTGGAACATCTCGCGGCAGCTGTGGTGGGGCCACCAGATTCCAGCGTGGTACGACGCGGACGGCAACATCTACGTGCCCGACCCCGAGAATCCCGACCTGGACTGTGACCAGGATCCCCGTTACGCTCACCTGGAACTGCGCCGCGACCCGGACGTGTTCGATACCTGGTTTTCGTCCAACCTGTGGCCGTTTTCCACCCTGGGTTGGCCCGACACCGACAGCGAGGACTTCCGCAAGTTCTATCCGACGCAGGTGCTCGTCACCGGCTACGACATCCTGTTCTTCTGGGTGGCACGCATGCAGATGGCGGGGTATGGCCTGACCGGGCAGGCTCCCTTTTCCACGGTGATGCTGCACGGCCTGTATCTGGACGCCAAGGGCCAGAAGATGTCCAAGAGCAAGGGCAACGGCATCGATCCCTTGGACCTGTTCGACCAGTACGGGGTGGATGCCTGCCGCTTCGCCTTTGCCTTCCTCAGCACGGGCGGGCAGGACATCCGCCACGATCCCCGACGTTTTGAGCAGGGCCGCAACTTCACCAACAAGCTGTGGAACGCCGCCCGCTTCGCGCTGATGCGGCTGGGCGAGGCGGCCCCTGCTCTGCAGGGCGAGGACGACCTGACCCGCTACGTGCGCAGCCTGCTGCCCGGTGAGGCGGGCGAGGCGCTGCGCAGCCGTGACGCCCTGAGCGCCGTGGTGGCCCGCGACGACCTGACCCCCGCCGACCGCTGGATCATCTCGCGCCTGAACGCCGTGACTGCCGAGGCCAGCGCGCAGCTCGGCGCCTTTGACCTGGGCGCGGCCATCCGCACGCTGTACGCCTTTACCTGGGACGAGTTCTGCGACTGGTACATCGAAGCCGCCAAGCCCGCGCTGGCCGAGGGCCGTCTGGGCAGCATGGCGACCCTCAAGGCGGTGCTCGAGCACATCCTCAAGCTGCTGCATCCCTTCATGCCCTTCATCACCTCCGAGCTGTACGCGGCGCTGGGCCACCGCCGTCAGCTGGCGCTGCACAGCTGGCCGCAGCCCAACCCTGAACTGCACGATGCCGGAGCCACGCACACCTTTGGCGGCCTGCGCGACGCCGTGGCCGCCGCCCGCAGCCTCAAGAGCGAGCTGGGGCTGTCGCCGCAGGACCGGCTGGGCGTTGCGGTGGAGGGAGAACTCGCGGCCACCGTCCACGACAATGCCCGCGTCGTCGAGAGCATTGCCCGCGTGAATCTGGTGGCGGAGCTGGAGGGCCGCACGCTGTCGGCGGTGGAGGGCGGCGTGACCGTCCGCGCGCCCCTGGAGGGCACGGTAGACCTTGCCGAGTGGCTGGGCCGCCAGAAAAAGCGCCTGGCCGAGCTGGACAAGCAGATCCGGCAGGCGCAGGGCAAGCTGAGCAACGAGGGCTTCGTGGCCCGCGCTCCCGCCGAGGTGATTGAGGAAGAAAAGCGCCGCGTGCAGGAGTTTGGCGCACAGAAAACGCGGCTCGAGGCGGTGCTGGCACAGTTCTCCGGCGAGTGA
- a CDS encoding NUDIX domain-containing protein: MVTVYSNQQEARQDAARRGLREKVLCLVLRGKELLVCGHAGLPQAGTQLPAGGVEAGEQPVQAAVRELYEESGLQLPAPRFLVSYRWEARLPGRLTCQVCHAYAFTAPPGLPAAWSHPADGHTFVYRWASLDAPGLDWEMDAALPYLNSVPAPLQETAHD; the protein is encoded by the coding sequence ATGGTGACGGTGTACAGCAATCAGCAGGAGGCCCGGCAGGATGCGGCGCGGCGTGGCCTGCGCGAAAAGGTGCTGTGTCTGGTCCTTCGGGGCAAAGAGCTGCTCGTGTGCGGGCACGCTGGTCTGCCGCAGGCCGGAACCCAGCTGCCGGCCGGCGGGGTAGAGGCCGGGGAACAGCCTGTGCAGGCCGCCGTGCGCGAGTTGTACGAGGAATCTGGCCTGCAGCTGCCCGCCCCCCGCTTTCTCGTGTCCTACCGGTGGGAAGCCCGGCTGCCCGGGCGCCTCACCTGTCAGGTTTGCCACGCCTACGCCTTCACCGCGCCGCCCGGTCTTCCCGCCGCGTGGAGCCATCCCGCCGACGGCCACACCTTCGTCTACCGCTGGGCCAGCCTGGACGCTCCCGGACTCGACTGGGAGATGGACGCCGCGCTGCCGTATCTGAATTCTGTTCCCGCCCCCCTTCAGGAGACTGCCCATGACTGA
- a CDS encoding ADP-ribosylglycohydrolase family protein has protein sequence MTRALTTLLSLAAADALGAATEFKSPERIRAEYGETFTDYQPGSVFGFAPGEATDDSQMVAATLLGYGRREGLNGVRTALREWLAAGPPDVGILTRSALGAGTLDGGVRAWQASAYNSAGNGGLMRIAAVWIAGFRGAELARESAGVTALTHADPRCVYASVFLTAWLEALDGGQAYGAAAESALKLTDDFDARAALLDAGIFGVDTREAHTAFRDRERGARAEVRARVRAGLGGHLTSQSGYVLDTLEAAVRHAGADTWMGCVQPAVLLGDDSDTVACVVGAIAGARGLAVPPGLLPALRLGHSWPGWERRWPCTEHLPGVVTGAQRP, from the coding sequence ATGACCCGAGCCCTGACGACCCTGCTCTCGCTGGCGGCAGCCGACGCACTGGGAGCCGCCACCGAGTTCAAGTCGCCGGAGCGCATCCGGGCCGAGTACGGCGAGACCTTCACCGACTACCAGCCGGGCAGTGTCTTCGGCTTTGCCCCCGGCGAGGCCACCGACGACAGCCAGATGGTGGCGGCCACTCTGCTGGGCTACGGCCGCCGCGAAGGGCTGAACGGGGTGCGGACGGCCCTGCGTGAGTGGCTCGCTGCGGGGCCGCCGGATGTGGGAATCCTGACCCGCTCGGCGCTGGGCGCAGGCACGCTGGACGGCGGCGTGCGGGCCTGGCAGGCCAGCGCCTACAACAGCGCGGGCAACGGCGGCCTGATGAGGATCGCCGCCGTGTGGATCGCCGGGTTCCGCGGCGCAGAACTGGCCCGCGAATCGGCCGGCGTGACGGCCCTTACCCATGCCGACCCCCGCTGCGTGTACGCCTCGGTATTTCTGACGGCCTGGCTGGAGGCGCTGGACGGCGGGCAAGCGTACGGAGCAGCGGCAGAGTCGGCCCTGAAGCTGACCGATGACTTCGACGCCCGCGCCGCCCTGCTGGACGCCGGCATCTTCGGCGTGGACACGCGGGAGGCGCACACGGCCTTCCGGGACCGCGAACGGGGGGCACGGGCCGAGGTGCGGGCCCGGGTACGCGCCGGTCTGGGCGGCCACCTGACCTCGCAGAGCGGCTACGTGCTGGACACGCTGGAGGCCGCCGTCCGGCACGCCGGGGCCGACACCTGGATGGGCTGCGTGCAACCCGCCGTTCTGCTGGGCGACGACAGCGACACGGTGGCCTGCGTGGTCGGGGCCATCGCCGGGGCGCGCGGGCTGGCGGTGCCGCCCGGTCTGCTTCCGGCCCTGCGCCTGGGCCACAGCTGGCCGGGCTGGGAGCGGAGGTGGCCATGCACCGAACACCTTCCGGGCGTGGTCACCGGAGCGCAGCGCCCATGA
- a CDS encoding cysteine desulfurase family protein — protein MIYLDYAATHPMTADALAAYAHAAARPGNPASVHAAGQAARELLEEGRARVAAALGTDPRTLIANSGGTEGDNHVLLGVARAWQDAHGRPGHLITTPTEHSAVLAPARWLESQGWTVDWLAPDRGGHYAPADLAAALRPDTALVSIHHANNELGTVQDTPALAAIAAAQGVPYHTDAVQAPGVLPVDLPGWGVTYATFSAHKWGGPRGVGFVYVRRGADLPPVTLGGGQEGGLRPGTQNTAGVYAAGVALTHAQAAQEQTHAHLLELRDRFMQAVSSIPGLRWNHPPQGSPKVASLTLPGADGEALLMNLDLLEVAASAGSACSAGTMEPSHVLRAIGLSEADARASLRFSFGAATTAAEVDAAAEALRQAAQWSRA, from the coding sequence ATGATCTACCTGGACTACGCCGCCACCCACCCCATGACCGCCGATGCGCTCGCCGCCTACGCGCACGCGGCCGCGCGGCCCGGCAATCCGGCCAGCGTGCACGCGGCGGGTCAGGCCGCCCGTGAGTTGCTGGAAGAAGGCCGCGCGCGGGTCGCGGCGGCCCTGGGCACCGACCCGCGCACCCTCATCGCCAACAGCGGCGGCACCGAGGGAGACAACCACGTGCTGCTGGGGGTGGCGCGTGCGTGGCAGGACGCCCACGGCCGGCCCGGCCACCTGATCACCACGCCCACCGAACATTCCGCCGTGCTGGCCCCCGCCCGCTGGCTGGAAAGCCAGGGCTGGACCGTGGACTGGCTGGCCCCCGACCGGGGCGGCCACTATGCCCCCGCAGACCTCGCGGCGGCGCTGCGGCCCGACACCGCGCTGGTGTCCATCCACCACGCGAACAACGAGCTGGGCACCGTGCAGGACACACCCGCCCTGGCCGCCATCGCTGCCGCGCAGGGCGTGCCCTACCACACGGACGCGGTGCAGGCCCCCGGAGTGCTGCCGGTGGACCTGCCGGGCTGGGGCGTAACCTACGCCACCTTCAGCGCGCACAAGTGGGGGGGGCCGCGGGGAGTGGGCTTCGTGTACGTGCGGCGCGGCGCGGACCTGCCCCCGGTCACGCTGGGCGGAGGCCAGGAGGGCGGCCTGCGCCCCGGCACCCAGAACACGGCGGGCGTGTACGCGGCGGGCGTGGCCCTGACCCACGCCCAGGCCGCGCAGGAGCAGACCCACGCGCACCTGCTGGAGCTGCGAGACCGGTTCATGCAGGCGGTCAGCTCCATTCCTGGGCTGCGCTGGAACCATCCGCCGCAGGGCAGCCCCAAGGTCGCCTCGCTGACGCTGCCGGGGGCCGACGGCGAGGCGCTGCTGATGAATCTGGACCTGCTGGAAGTGGCGGCCAGCGCGGGCAGCGCCTGCAGCGCCGGAACCATGGAACCCAGCCACGTCCTGAGGGCCATCGGCCTGAGCGAGGCCGACGCCCGCGCCTCATTGCGTTTCAGTTTTGGGGCGGCCACGACGGCCGCCGAGGTGGACGCGGCAGCCGAGGCATTGCGCCAGGCCGCACAGTGGAGCCGCGCCTGA
- a CDS encoding PASTA domain-containing protein has product MTGQANEVNTATTPTTTTATTIDGKYGVLRELSRQGNVTLSEVRAAEGVTRRVAWFDISTSADRQAFHAYRSVLRSLNPAGLTDVVARPGAYYAVWQPVGGTPLSAVLAQPVKNQETVEAVGAIAAQLAAHGYAVDDADIMLDGPEARIAYLRALTLPRVPEEVAARNARTLSALSAGRVRRSRQPGAWLAFIPGLLFLGGAVYLGGQAAQTYLNPPVREVLSVTGEEAREAAEKLTAAGFRVEYTEGQAGNQGIGTILRQDPAAGTNLPVGRLVTLTVNNPPSIEVPRVEEMTLDQARAALKGRAMVLGKVLKVDGTLTNTAEGRVVSQLPEAGSAAQRGQPVQVMVSTGVGGKESWLPTLTGLTVTQAREYARAAGLVVNKISELASDKAPGTVLDQTPAPYVRVAVGSPVTLTVAVARFSAPSRPAGDLPLPPPTAPQAPPLPPQPLPQDTLDQTTPEAQPEVQPAPSPAEIPATPPSGDPDARNVNFQYTFPGDLPAGTYTVVVRDANGEREILQATDASQLAGRSASSSQAVPVSGDAVFVVRRDGADYATVSPLTP; this is encoded by the coding sequence ATGACGGGGCAGGCAAACGAGGTCAATACGGCCACCACTCCCACCACCACGACCGCCACCACCATTGACGGCAAGTATGGGGTGCTGCGTGAGCTGTCGCGGCAGGGCAACGTTACGCTGTCCGAGGTGCGCGCGGCCGAGGGCGTGACCCGGCGGGTGGCGTGGTTTGACATCAGCACCTCCGCCGACCGTCAGGCCTTTCACGCCTACCGTTCGGTGCTGCGGTCTCTGAATCCGGCCGGGCTGACCGATGTGGTCGCGCGGCCCGGGGCGTATTACGCGGTGTGGCAGCCGGTGGGCGGCACGCCGCTGAGCGCGGTGCTGGCCCAGCCCGTCAAGAATCAGGAAACGGTGGAGGCGGTGGGCGCCATTGCCGCGCAGCTGGCCGCCCACGGGTACGCCGTGGACGACGCCGACATCATGCTCGACGGTCCCGAGGCCCGCATTGCCTACCTGCGCGCCCTGACACTGCCGCGCGTCCCCGAGGAGGTCGCGGCGCGCAACGCCCGCACGCTCAGCGCCCTGAGCGCCGGGCGGGTCCGCCGCTCCAGACAGCCCGGCGCGTGGCTGGCCTTCATTCCGGGCCTGCTGTTTCTGGGCGGCGCGGTCTATCTGGGCGGACAGGCCGCGCAGACCTACCTCAATCCCCCGGTGCGCGAGGTCCTGAGCGTGACCGGCGAGGAGGCGCGTGAGGCGGCCGAAAAGCTCACGGCGGCCGGCTTCCGGGTGGAGTACACCGAGGGCCAGGCGGGCAATCAGGGCATCGGGACCATCCTGCGCCAGGACCCGGCGGCCGGCACCAACCTTCCGGTGGGCCGTCTGGTCACCCTTACGGTAAACAACCCGCCGTCCATCGAGGTTCCGCGGGTGGAGGAAATGACCCTGGATCAGGCGCGGGCGGCCCTCAAGGGCCGGGCAATGGTGCTGGGCAAGGTGCTCAAGGTGGACGGCACCCTGACCAACACCGCCGAGGGCCGGGTCGTGTCACAGCTGCCCGAGGCGGGGTCCGCCGCGCAACGCGGTCAGCCGGTACAGGTGATGGTCAGCACCGGTGTGGGCGGCAAGGAAAGCTGGCTGCCCACCCTGACCGGCCTGACAGTGACGCAGGCCCGCGAGTACGCCCGCGCCGCCGGACTGGTGGTGAACAAGATCAGCGAGCTGGCCAGCGACAAGGCGCCGGGCACCGTGCTGGACCAGACGCCGGCCCCCTATGTGCGGGTCGCGGTGGGCAGCCCCGTGACCCTGACGGTGGCCGTCGCGCGCTTCAGCGCCCCCAGCCGCCCGGCCGGCGACCTGCCGCTGCCGCCTCCCACGGCGCCGCAGGCTCCGCCTCTGCCCCCGCAACCACTGCCCCAGGACACACTGGACCAGACCACCCCGGAAGCCCAGCCCGAAGTGCAACCCGCCCCCAGCCCGGCTGAGATTCCGGCCACTCCTCCCAGCGGGGACCCGGACGCGCGCAACGTGAACTTCCAGTACACCTTCCCGGGTGACCTGCCCGCCGGCACGTACACCGTGGTGGTCCGCGACGCGAACGGCGAGCGCGAGATTCTGCAGGCCACCGACGCCTCGCAGCTCGCGGGCCGCAGCGCGAGCAGCTCTCAGGCCGTGCCGGTCAGCGGGGACGCGGTGTTCGTCGTGCGGCGCGACGGCGCGGATTACGCCACGGTCAGTCCGCTCACTCCCTGA
- a CDS encoding DUF4388 domain-containing protein has protein sequence MVRGDLSVFPFLSVMQLLLSSGRAGVLNVDHARGGQLWLDRGEIVHARSRSLQGEAALQVLASLDGGTFTFEPDVAVPERTLSLRRDPALHRLIADSDGWAPLLRSFPDWSRRLRFTAKWTEAQPVTRPQYHALNLVAQELDIRSMLERSPELPRAVLETLRPFLLAGLIEEF, from the coding sequence ATGGTGCGCGGTGATCTGTCGGTCTTTCCGTTTCTCTCGGTAATGCAGTTGCTTCTGAGCAGCGGCAGGGCCGGTGTGCTCAATGTGGACCATGCGCGCGGCGGTCAGCTGTGGCTGGACCGTGGGGAGATCGTGCATGCCCGCAGCCGCAGCCTGCAGGGAGAGGCGGCGCTTCAGGTGCTCGCCAGCCTGGACGGCGGCACCTTCACCTTCGAGCCGGACGTGGCGGTCCCTGAGCGCACCCTGAGCCTGCGCCGGGACCCGGCGCTGCACCGGCTGATTGCCGACAGCGACGGCTGGGCCCCGCTGCTGCGCTCGTTCCCGGACTGGAGCCGCCGGCTGCGCTTCACCGCGAAGTGGACCGAGGCCCAGCCGGTGACCCGCCCCCAGTACCACGCGCTGAATCTGGTCGCGCAGGAACTGGACATCCGCAGCATGCTGGAACGCAGTCCCGAGCTGCCCCGCGCGGTGCTCGAGACCCTGAGGCCCTTCCTGCTCGCCGGGCTGATCGAGGAATTCTAG
- a CDS encoding Nif3-like dinuclear metal center hexameric protein, translated as MAGMPPTLRELAAWLHAEFGEAQPLKRGGRSAVERLALALEPDDLPPALEADALFLHRSRRLGEGWPGLGVLGVHDGFDLALTTGPNRRLARVLDWRDVREVVWRGELKGLVAAPPQTSWDAVRAALHAELGGEDSSWPPNPGPQPLRVALMNAMNPELIEHVADLGVGVYLTGQLRPSASVAAQARGLGVVALGHRRTEIWGLRQLAHELQTQFPGLHTDVYLGR; from the coding sequence ATGGCCGGGATGCCCCCTACCCTGCGCGAACTGGCCGCATGGCTGCACGCCGAATTTGGCGAGGCGCAGCCGCTCAAGCGTGGAGGGCGTTCAGCTGTGGAGCGGCTGGCCCTGGCCCTCGAACCCGATGACCTGCCGCCCGCGCTGGAGGCCGACGCGCTGTTCCTGCACCGCTCACGGCGGCTGGGGGAGGGCTGGCCGGGTCTGGGCGTGCTGGGCGTCCATGACGGCTTTGATCTCGCGCTGACCACCGGTCCGAACCGGCGGCTGGCCCGCGTCCTGGACTGGCGTGACGTGCGGGAGGTGGTCTGGAGGGGCGAGCTAAAGGGCCTCGTGGCCGCACCTCCCCAGACCAGCTGGGACGCGGTGCGTGCCGCCCTGCACGCTGAACTGGGCGGAGAGGACAGCTCGTGGCCGCCCAATCCCGGCCCGCAGCCGCTGCGCGTGGCCCTGATGAACGCCATGAACCCGGAGCTGATCGAGCACGTCGCGGACCTGGGAGTCGGCGTTTACCTGACCGGTCAACTGCGGCCCTCTGCCTCGGTGGCGGCGCAGGCGCGTGGGCTGGGGGTCGTGGCGCTGGGCCACCGCCGAACGGAGATATGGGGGCTGCGGCAGCTCGCCCATGAACTGCAGACCCAGTTTCCCGGACTGCACACCGACGTTTATCTGGGCCGGTAA
- the ychF gene encoding redox-regulated ATPase YchF, giving the protein MGLAIGIVGLPNVGKSTLFNAITRAGALAANYPFATIEPNVGRVTVPDERLAALSRVFTKGERVPPIIPTFVEFVDIAGLVKGASQGEGLGNQFLANIREADAIAHVVRCFADDNVVHVAGTVDPLDDIETINTELILADLSGLEKRLGNLQKKAKGGDKEAREHAELAEQILAVLGEGKPARAGSYEGVIPKEFGLITTKPVIYVANVGEDDLTADNEYVRQVREYAAAEGASVVKISAQIEGELAEMPEDEAREFLSDLGVTESGLDQLVKVGYETLGLITFITSGEKEVRAWTIHKGEKAPEAAGAIHSDLERGFIRAEVIEWDKMVEAGGWAAAKSKGWVRTEGKEYVMKDGDIMNVLHNM; this is encoded by the coding sequence ATGGGCCTAGCCATTGGAATTGTCGGACTGCCGAACGTCGGAAAAAGCACGCTGTTCAACGCCATCACGCGCGCCGGAGCGCTGGCGGCGAACTATCCCTTTGCCACCATCGAACCCAATGTGGGCCGCGTGACCGTGCCCGACGAGCGTCTCGCGGCGCTGAGCCGGGTGTTCACCAAGGGTGAGCGGGTGCCGCCCATTATTCCCACCTTCGTGGAATTCGTGGACATCGCGGGTCTGGTCAAGGGAGCCAGTCAGGGCGAGGGGCTGGGCAACCAGTTTCTGGCCAACATTCGTGAGGCGGACGCCATCGCCCATGTCGTGCGCTGCTTCGCCGACGACAACGTGGTGCATGTGGCGGGCACGGTCGACCCCCTGGACGACATCGAGACCATCAACACCGAGCTGATTCTGGCCGACCTCTCGGGCCTGGAAAAGCGCCTGGGCAACCTGCAGAAAAAAGCCAAAGGCGGCGACAAGGAAGCCCGCGAGCACGCCGAGCTGGCCGAACAGATTCTGGCCGTGCTGGGCGAGGGCAAGCCCGCCCGCGCCGGCAGCTATGAGGGCGTGATTCCCAAGGAATTTGGGCTGATCACCACCAAGCCCGTGATCTACGTGGCGAACGTGGGCGAGGACGACCTGACGGCCGACAACGAGTACGTGCGTCAGGTGCGCGAGTACGCCGCGGCCGAGGGCGCCTCGGTGGTCAAGATCAGCGCCCAGATCGAGGGCGAACTCGCCGAGATGCCCGAGGACGAGGCGCGCGAGTTCCTGAGCGACCTCGGGGTCACCGAGAGCGGCCTGGATCAGCTTGTCAAGGTGGGCTACGAGACGCTGGGCCTGATCACCTTCATCACCTCGGGCGAGAAGGAAGTGCGCGCGTGGACCATCCACAAGGGCGAGAAGGCCCCCGAGGCGGCCGGGGCGATCCACAGCGACCTGGAACGCGGCTTTATCCGCGCCGAGGTCATCGAGTGGGACAAGATGGTGGAGGCCGGAGGCTGGGCCGCCGCCAAGAGCAAGGGCTGGGTGCGCACCGAGGGCAAGGAGTATGTGATGAAGGACGGCGACATCATGAACGTGCTGCACAACATGTAA
- a CDS encoding nucleotidyltransferase family protein has translation MTEQDFLRAARLNPVNAAVLDRLPELGAPQAHLVAGALFGTVWNVLSGQPPTAQIRDYDVFYWDADLSYAAEDAVIRRAGALFADLNVEVQVRNQARVHLWFAQKFGVERPPLTSARQGIDQFLVECTCVGVDTRGEVYAPYGLDDLQAGVLRPNPHNHTPGLCAAKIADYQRRWPWLRTAVPTS, from the coding sequence ATGACCGAACAGGACTTCTTGCGGGCCGCGCGCCTGAATCCGGTCAATGCCGCCGTGCTGGACCGCCTGCCCGAGCTGGGCGCCCCGCAGGCCCATCTGGTCGCCGGGGCGCTGTTCGGCACGGTCTGGAACGTGCTGAGCGGGCAGCCGCCCACTGCCCAGATCCGGGATTACGACGTGTTCTACTGGGACGCCGACCTCAGCTACGCCGCCGAGGACGCGGTGATTCGCCGCGCCGGGGCGCTGTTCGCCGACCTGAACGTCGAGGTACAGGTGCGCAATCAGGCCCGCGTCCACCTGTGGTTTGCCCAGAAGTTCGGGGTGGAACGCCCGCCGCTGACCAGCGCCCGCCAGGGCATTGACCAGTTTCTGGTGGAATGCACCTGTGTGGGTGTGGATACGCGCGGCGAGGTCTACGCCCCGTATGGCCTGGATGATCTGCAGGCCGGCGTGCTGCGCCCCAACCCGCACAACCACACCCCCGGACTGTGCGCCGCCAAGATCGCGGATTACCAGCGCCGCTGGCCGTGGCTGCGGACTGCAGTTCCCACCTCCTGA
- a CDS encoding YtxH domain-containing protein encodes MNSISDTLENVKDTVQSAGSRLEHKAAVQAGKAVARQQARTADLLASQDKELKAIRREVEELRKTMSSGGFPWGLLLLAGGAYFLYRRNAGVREQVDGLLQRVNPGIEGNLARAKDAVKDAANDLSRGDSPKDALGRLGGEVQRAGEKTVDHLKDTAGDLKKDAQAKVDEVRKGTDRPADPH; translated from the coding sequence ATGAACAGCATCAGCGACACCCTGGAGAACGTCAAGGACACTGTACAGAGCGCAGGCAGCCGCCTGGAACATAAGGCCGCCGTGCAGGCGGGCAAGGCCGTGGCCCGGCAGCAGGCCCGGACCGCCGATCTGCTCGCCTCACAGGACAAGGAGCTCAAGGCCATTCGCCGCGAAGTGGAGGAGCTGCGCAAGACGATGTCTTCCGGCGGTTTTCCCTGGGGCCTGTTGCTCCTAGCGGGGGGCGCTTACTTCCTCTACCGCCGGAATGCCGGCGTGCGCGAACAGGTTGACGGACTGCTTCAGCGGGTCAATCCTGGCATCGAGGGCAATTTGGCCCGCGCCAAGGACGCCGTGAAGGATGCCGCCAACGACCTCAGCCGGGGAGACAGCCCCAAGGACGCGCTGGGCCGTCTGGGAGGCGAGGTGCAGCGCGCCGGAGAAAAGACCGTTGACCACCTCAAGGACACGGCCGGGGACCTGAAGAAAGACGCGCAGGCCAAGGTCGATGAGGTCCGCAAGGGCACAGACCGTCCGGCCGACCCCCACTGA